The following coding sequences are from one Enterococcus sp. 4G2_DIV0659 window:
- a CDS encoding WxL domain-containing protein, with translation MSSFFNFPNVPIGTMRASKLNKVTPEPTEGAKGYSSGIEVADMSGSAKGWNVKVAMTTPLQTTEGKELKGWELYIPTEKIKSAGLETNEVIGHAVTLTKEGATGTVFRAVQGKGKGRFANIFESYTEAAATEEGLTRKKGVQLTVQNGAYKGAYQGKLTWTLQNVPN, from the coding sequence GTGTCTTCCTTTTTTAATTTCCCGAACGTACCAATCGGTACAATGCGAGCAAGTAAATTAAATAAAGTAACACCTGAACCCACAGAAGGTGCTAAAGGCTATAGTTCAGGTATTGAAGTGGCGGATATGTCTGGGTCTGCTAAGGGCTGGAATGTAAAAGTTGCTATGACAACACCACTGCAAACAACTGAAGGGAAAGAATTAAAAGGCTGGGAATTGTATATTCCAACTGAAAAAATAAAATCTGCTGGTTTAGAAACTAACGAGGTCATTGGACATGCGGTCACATTGACGAAAGAAGGAGCAACTGGAACAGTCTTTCGTGCAGTGCAGGGGAAAGGAAAAGGCCGATTTGCAAACATATTTGAATCCTATACAGAAGCAGCAGCAACAGAAGAAGGACTTACTCGTAAAAAAGGTGTCCAACTGACTGTTCAAAATGGAGCATACAAAGGGGCATACCAAGGCAAATTGACTTGGACATTACAGAATGTGCCAAATTAA
- the pepV gene encoding dipeptidase PepV produces MTIDWQKEVDARKDALLEDLQNLLRINSERDDAKATPEAPFGPGPVAGLKHMLAYGERDGFVVKNVDNYAGHIEYGEGDETLGIFGHMDVVPAGDGWDTDPYEPVIKDGKIFARGSSDDKGPSMAAYYALKIIKDLGVPLSKKVRFVVGSDEESGWGDMEYYFKHEETPDFGFSPDAEFPIINGEKGNVSLYARFGGSSEGDYVLESFNAGLRENMVPGTATAVITVPTAEVAEKMQGAFSVFVDEEPISGELEANGTTVTIKVVGKGAHGASPQSGINAATFLAAFLNSYAFAGAAKEFIQVAATLVHEDFYGEKLGVAFEDAKMGKLTMNAGLFVFKKDAEEGNFMSLNFRYPKGTSAEQLEAGVKATAGAIGAEIVQGGRNQEPHYVPADDPLVETLLQVYEDHTGQKGHEQIIGGGTYGRLLKRGVAYGAMFPGYTDTMHQANEFMALDDLFRATAIYADAIYRLAK; encoded by the coding sequence ATGACAATTGATTGGCAAAAAGAAGTAGACGCACGTAAAGATGCGTTATTAGAAGATTTACAAAATTTATTACGCATCAATAGTGAACGTGATGACGCAAAAGCAACGCCAGAAGCACCATTTGGACCAGGACCTGTAGCTGGTTTAAAACATATGTTGGCGTATGGCGAACGTGATGGTTTCGTCGTGAAAAATGTAGATAACTACGCTGGACATATCGAATACGGTGAAGGCGATGAAACATTAGGAATTTTTGGACATATGGACGTGGTTCCTGCTGGTGATGGCTGGGATACAGATCCTTACGAGCCTGTCATCAAAGATGGTAAAATCTTTGCACGTGGGTCAAGTGATGATAAAGGACCAAGTATGGCGGCATACTATGCGCTAAAAATCATTAAAGATTTAGGTGTACCATTGTCTAAAAAAGTTCGCTTTGTCGTTGGTAGTGACGAAGAAAGCGGCTGGGGCGATATGGAGTATTACTTCAAACACGAAGAAACACCTGACTTTGGATTCTCACCAGATGCGGAATTCCCAATCATCAATGGTGAAAAAGGAAATGTTTCTCTATATGCTCGTTTTGGTGGATCAAGCGAAGGCGATTATGTGTTAGAAAGCTTCAATGCTGGTTTACGTGAAAACATGGTTCCAGGCACGGCTACTGCTGTGATCACGGTTCCAACTGCTGAAGTGGCTGAAAAAATGCAAGGCGCATTTAGCGTTTTTGTGGATGAAGAACCAATTTCTGGCGAATTAGAAGCAAATGGTACAACAGTAACAATCAAAGTTGTCGGAAAAGGTGCACACGGCGCTAGTCCACAATCTGGGATCAATGCAGCGACATTCTTGGCCGCATTTTTAAACAGCTATGCCTTTGCTGGTGCAGCGAAAGAATTTATCCAAGTAGCAGCAACACTTGTTCACGAAGATTTCTATGGTGAAAAATTAGGCGTAGCCTTTGAAGATGCTAAAATGGGCAAATTAACAATGAATGCTGGTTTATTCGTCTTCAAGAAAGATGCTGAAGAAGGCAACTTTATGAGCTTGAATTTCCGTTACCCTAAAGGAACATCAGCAGAACAATTAGAAGCTGGTGTGAAAGCTACAGCAGGTGCAATCGGTGCAGAAATCGTTCAAGGTGGACGCAACCAAGAACCACATTATGTGCCAGCGGATGACCCATTGGTTGAAACATTATTACAAGTGTATGAAGATCACACTGGTCAAAAAGGCCATGAACAAATCATCGGTGGTGGAACATACGGACGTTTACTAAAACGTGGTGTGGCTTATGGTGCAATGTTCCCAGGTTACACAGATACAATGCATCAAGCCAATGAATTTATGGCATTGGATGATTTATTCCGTGCAACAGCTATTTATGCGGATGCGATTTATCGTTTGGCTAAATAG